A single window of Pontibacillus chungwhensis DNA harbors:
- a CDS encoding dihydroorotate dehydrogenase: MDLRVSLPGLELKNPILPASGCFGFGREFSEFYDLNELGAITIKAATKESRYGNATPRVAETSGGMLNAIGLQNPGVTRIMEEELQFLEQFDTPILANVAGSSEEEYVEVAKEISAHSKVNAIELNISCPNVKEGGIHFGTDPALAASLTRAVKRVSQVPVYVKLSPNTGDIVAMAKAVEEAGADGLSMINTLVGMKLDLTTGRPVLANGTGGLSGPSIKPVAIRMVYQVSQAVNIPIIGMGGVACVEDVLEFLLAGASAVAVGTANFQNPLVCPELIEQLPEALEAYGYESVTDCVGRSFRQNETSLSGS; this comes from the coding sequence ATGGATTTACGCGTATCTTTACCAGGGTTGGAGCTTAAAAATCCAATCCTGCCTGCATCTGGTTGTTTTGGTTTCGGTCGCGAATTCAGCGAATTTTATGACTTAAATGAGCTAGGGGCCATTACGATTAAAGCTGCGACAAAAGAGAGTCGATACGGCAATGCCACACCTCGAGTAGCGGAAACATCCGGTGGGATGCTCAATGCCATTGGACTACAAAACCCCGGCGTCACGCGCATAATGGAAGAGGAACTACAGTTTCTTGAACAATTTGATACGCCAATCCTTGCGAACGTAGCCGGAAGTTCTGAAGAAGAGTATGTTGAAGTGGCAAAAGAAATCTCTGCTCATTCAAAAGTGAACGCCATAGAGCTGAACATATCCTGCCCTAACGTGAAAGAGGGTGGAATACACTTTGGAACAGACCCTGCGCTAGCTGCTTCATTAACAAGAGCTGTGAAACGTGTTAGTCAGGTGCCGGTATATGTAAAGTTGTCTCCAAACACGGGTGATATTGTTGCGATGGCAAAGGCTGTAGAAGAAGCTGGTGCAGATGGTTTATCCATGATTAACACTCTTGTAGGGATGAAGCTTGATCTAACAACAGGGAGACCTGTTTTAGCGAATGGGACAGGAGGTTTATCAGGACCTTCTATTAAACCTGTAGCGATCCGGATGGTTTATCAGGTTAGTCAGGCTGTTAATATTCCAATTATTGGTATGGGTGGCGTTGCGTGCGTGGAAGATGTGTTGGAATTCTTACTAGCAGGCGCGAGTGCAGTAGCTGTAGGGACGGCGAATTTTCAAAACCCTTTAGTGTGCCCAGAGTTGATTGAGCAATTGCCTGAAGCTCTAGAAGCGTATGGATATGAATCGGTTACAGATTGTGTTGGAAGGAGTTTTAGACAAAATGAAACCTCTTTATCTGGCT
- the carB gene encoding carbamoyl-phosphate synthase large subunit, giving the protein MPKRTDINKILVIGSGPITIGQAAEFDYSGTQACQSLKEEGYEVILANSNPATIMTDETIADEVYMEPLTVEFLAKIIRKEKPDALLPTLGGQTGLNMAVQLDEAGVLRDFNVELLGTSLDAIQQAEDREKFRSLMYELNEPVPESTIVSTVDAALEFADEIGYPVIVRPAYTMGGAGGGMCYSRQDLETIAHSGLQLSPVNQCLIEKNIAGFKEIEYEVMRDHNDHAIVVCNMENVDPVGIHTGDSIVVAPSQTLSDREYQMLRNVSLKIIRALEIEGGCNVQLALDPYSFDYYIIEVNPRVSRSSALASKATGYPIAKIAAKIAVGLTLDEIKNPVTETSYALFEPALDYVVSKIPRWPFDKFIKGHRILGTQMKATGEVMAVGRNFEESMLKAVRSLEIGTEELYLEDMKDLGEEEIIERLIKADDERLFIIGEAFRRGMSKEEIVHHTKIDPFFVEKFEGMIQLEKQLALEPWNPSLLKKAKEKGVSDTALARVWNTTEDEVYNYRMNESIMPVYKMVDTCAAEFESTTPYFYSSYEEENESKRLDREKILVLGSGPIRIGQGVEFDYATVHSVLALKEAGYEAIIMNNNPETVSTDFSISDKLYFEPLTLEDVMHVVELEKPKGVIVQFGGQTAINLADGLARRGVQILGTSLEAIDRSEDRDKFEYTLSKLGIPQPKGICATSAQEAMQASETLGFPLVVRPSYVLGGRAMEIVHDQFELERYIEEAVKVHKDHPVLIDTYMTGIEIEVDAISDGETVVIPGVMEHIERAGVHSGDSIAVYPTQRISEDIKKKCVEYTTRIARELGIVGLINIQLVLHNNEVYVLEVNPRASRTVPFLSKITGVTMAKLSTQLIVGSTLKELGFTNGILKEPNEVFVKVPVFSFEKLRSVDTYLGPEMKSTGEVLGRDVTLEKALYKGLTASGIEVPRNGAVLMTVADKDKEELLELAERFHQLGFELYATEGTGSTLEEEGLPVTKVAKIGSEKQTVLDVVQKGQVHMVINTLTTGKQTRKDGFRIRREAVEHGLPCLTSLDTASAILRVIESMTFTAQSMPKTSKQKVVATC; this is encoded by the coding sequence ATGCCAAAGCGTACAGATATAAATAAAATACTAGTGATCGGGTCTGGCCCCATTACAATAGGTCAAGCAGCTGAGTTCGACTACTCTGGTACGCAGGCATGCCAGTCGTTAAAAGAAGAAGGTTATGAAGTCATTCTAGCAAACTCAAATCCAGCTACAATTATGACAGATGAGACGATAGCGGATGAAGTGTATATGGAGCCTTTAACCGTCGAATTCCTGGCTAAGATTATTCGGAAAGAGAAACCAGATGCCCTTCTGCCAACATTAGGTGGGCAAACTGGATTGAACATGGCGGTGCAGCTTGACGAAGCAGGTGTATTACGTGATTTCAATGTGGAACTATTAGGAACGTCACTAGACGCCATTCAACAAGCTGAGGATAGAGAGAAGTTCCGATCACTTATGTATGAGCTAAATGAGCCTGTGCCAGAGAGCACAATTGTGAGTACAGTAGATGCGGCATTAGAGTTTGCCGATGAAATTGGTTACCCCGTAATTGTACGCCCCGCTTACACAATGGGAGGTGCAGGAGGCGGAATGTGCTACTCAAGACAAGATCTTGAAACCATTGCCCATTCCGGCCTTCAGCTCTCACCGGTTAATCAATGTCTTATTGAGAAGAACATAGCAGGATTTAAAGAAATTGAATATGAAGTCATGCGAGACCACAACGACCATGCCATTGTTGTTTGTAATATGGAAAATGTGGATCCTGTAGGAATCCACACCGGAGATTCCATTGTAGTAGCGCCGAGTCAGACATTAAGTGACCGAGAGTATCAGATGCTTCGAAATGTTTCTCTGAAAATTATCCGTGCTTTAGAGATTGAAGGGGGCTGTAACGTCCAGCTGGCACTTGATCCATATAGCTTTGACTACTACATCATTGAAGTGAACCCAAGGGTGAGTCGTTCTTCAGCTCTTGCATCGAAAGCAACGGGATACCCAATCGCGAAGATTGCAGCCAAGATTGCAGTGGGTCTTACGCTTGATGAGATAAAAAATCCTGTTACAGAAACGTCTTACGCCCTATTTGAGCCAGCTCTTGACTATGTGGTCTCAAAGATCCCTCGATGGCCATTTGATAAGTTCATAAAAGGCCACCGTATCTTAGGCACGCAAATGAAGGCCACAGGAGAAGTGATGGCGGTTGGACGAAACTTTGAAGAATCCATGCTTAAAGCAGTTCGTTCTCTTGAGATTGGCACAGAGGAATTGTATCTAGAGGACATGAAAGACCTAGGGGAAGAAGAAATCATTGAACGACTTATTAAAGCAGATGATGAGCGCCTCTTTATCATTGGCGAAGCTTTCAGAAGGGGAATGAGCAAAGAAGAGATCGTCCACCACACCAAAATCGATCCTTTCTTTGTGGAGAAGTTTGAGGGGATGATCCAATTAGAAAAGCAATTGGCTCTTGAACCTTGGAATCCATCTTTACTGAAAAAGGCTAAAGAAAAAGGCGTTTCAGACACTGCGTTGGCAAGAGTATGGAATACAACAGAAGATGAGGTATACAACTACCGTATGAACGAAAGCATTATGCCAGTCTATAAGATGGTAGATACATGTGCAGCTGAGTTTGAATCCACCACACCTTATTTCTACAGCTCATATGAAGAGGAAAATGAATCTAAGCGATTAGATCGTGAGAAGATCCTCGTTCTTGGTTCCGGGCCTATCCGAATCGGTCAAGGCGTTGAATTTGATTATGCTACCGTGCACTCAGTCCTGGCTCTAAAAGAAGCAGGATATGAAGCCATCATTATGAATAATAATCCTGAGACCGTATCAACCGATTTTAGTATCTCTGACAAACTTTACTTTGAACCCCTTACATTAGAAGATGTCATGCATGTGGTTGAATTAGAGAAACCAAAGGGGGTTATCGTACAGTTTGGTGGGCAAACGGCTATTAACCTAGCAGATGGTTTAGCGAGAAGAGGGGTCCAAATACTAGGAACTTCTCTTGAGGCAATCGATCGTTCTGAGGACCGGGATAAATTTGAATATACTCTATCTAAACTAGGTATTCCTCAGCCGAAAGGGATTTGTGCAACATCAGCACAAGAAGCGATGCAAGCTTCCGAAACGCTAGGATTCCCCCTAGTTGTCCGTCCATCCTATGTCCTTGGAGGACGAGCAATGGAAATTGTGCACGATCAGTTTGAACTAGAGAGGTATATAGAAGAAGCGGTAAAAGTACACAAAGACCACCCTGTTCTAATCGATACGTATATGACAGGGATTGAAATCGAAGTGGATGCAATAAGTGATGGAGAGACCGTCGTCATCCCGGGGGTCATGGAACACATCGAACGAGCAGGTGTACACTCAGGGGACTCGATTGCTGTTTACCCAACCCAACGTATTAGTGAGGACATTAAAAAGAAATGTGTAGAATATACAACCCGTATCGCCCGGGAACTCGGAATCGTTGGGTTAATTAACATTCAATTGGTGCTTCACAACAATGAAGTGTATGTACTAGAAGTAAATCCAAGAGCAAGCCGAACAGTACCGTTCCTTAGTAAGATTACAGGTGTCACGATGGCTAAACTTTCTACTCAATTAATCGTAGGATCAACTTTGAAGGAGTTAGGCTTTACAAACGGGATCCTAAAAGAACCGAATGAAGTTTTTGTAAAGGTTCCCGTATTCTCATTTGAAAAACTTCGAAGTGTAGATACCTACCTTGGACCCGAAATGAAATCGACTGGGGAAGTGCTTGGTCGGGATGTCACGCTTGAGAAAGCCCTGTATAAAGGTTTGACTGCTTCAGGAATCGAAGTCCCTCGTAATGGAGCTGTGCTCATGACGGTGGCTGATAAAGATAAAGAAGAACTTCTAGAACTTGCAGAAAGGTTCCACCAGCTAGGTTTCGAGCTATATGCAACAGAAGGGACGGGATCTACCCTCGAAGAAGAAGGTCTTCCTGTAACGAAAGTGGCTAAGATCGGCTCGGAGAAACAAACCGTGTTGGATGTGGTACAAAAAGGGCAAGTTCACATGGTTATTAATACGCTCACCACTGGGAAACAAACACGTAAAGACGGGTTCCGTATACGTCGTGAGGCTGTTGAGCACGGTTTACCTTGCCTGACATCTCTTGATACGGCATCAGCCATCTTACGAGTTATAGAGTCGATGACCTTTACAGCTCAATCGATGCCTAAGACGTCTAAACAAAAGGTGGTCGCTACATGTTAA
- a CDS encoding dihydroorotate dehydrogenase electron transfer subunit gives MLKKDDMHILQNKQIAENTFEIKLTGRFVNTMKQPGQFLHIKVGDGTSHVLRRPLSIANVDHHIVTVIYKIVGHGTKWLSQKQPGEIVDVLGPRGNGFPIDKVQDEHIVLIGGGVGVPPLYYLGRKLVEQGNTVTSILGFQNISQIFYEDEFRQLGETMITTDDGSYGYKGRVTELLNELDSSVSRFYSCGPKPMLKGVSDSFQIPGYISLEERMGCGVGACFACVCEAKDPEDVKGYRKICQDGPVFPAGEVVL, from the coding sequence ATGTTAAAAAAAGATGACATGCATATTCTTCAAAACAAGCAGATAGCCGAGAACACATTTGAAATCAAACTGACTGGTCGCTTCGTCAATACGATGAAGCAACCAGGACAGTTCCTCCATATAAAAGTAGGGGACGGGACTTCTCATGTATTGAGGAGACCCCTTTCCATTGCAAATGTTGACCATCACATTGTCACAGTCATTTATAAAATTGTCGGTCATGGTACAAAATGGCTATCACAAAAACAACCAGGTGAAATCGTAGATGTCCTCGGGCCTCGTGGAAATGGATTTCCCATTGATAAGGTGCAAGATGAGCATATCGTTTTAATCGGTGGTGGCGTAGGCGTACCTCCCCTTTACTATCTCGGAAGAAAACTTGTCGAGCAAGGAAATACGGTTACTTCTATTTTAGGATTCCAAAACATAAGCCAGATCTTTTATGAAGACGAATTCCGTCAGCTTGGGGAAACAATGATTACAACGGATGATGGGAGCTATGGCTATAAAGGAAGAGTGACAGAGCTACTGAATGAACTAGATTCATCGGTGTCTCGCTTTTATAGCTGTGGTCCTAAGCCTATGCTAAAAGGGGTCTCTGACTCCTTTCAGATTCCGGGATATATTTCCCTTGAAGAGCGCATGGGTTGTGGAGTTGGAGCGTGTTTTGCTTGTGTGTGCGAAGCGAAGGACCCTGAAGACGTGAAAGGATATCGGAAAATTTGTCAGGATGGTCCTGTATTTCCTGCTGGAGAGGTGGTATTGTAA